From a region of the Daphnia pulicaria isolate SC F1-1A chromosome 1, SC_F0-13Bv2, whole genome shotgun sequence genome:
- the LOC124320991 gene encoding inosine triphosphate pyrophosphatase-like, with protein sequence MGMAWHVLKCIVYLSICIESNRTVGVGLWKFEIILCILLFYALWNQQEMVSDFAWLYLEEEKWRTRKESKIGFIFPTRRSDLAIFWLTKVTIDNMSVRPITFVTGNIKKLEEVTAILGSNSLINVVRQNIDLPEYQGENPEYIVKEKCLAALKLINGPTLVEDTCLCFNALQGLPGPYVKWFLAKIGPAGLTDLLSRWEDKSAYALCLFAYSEGVGEEIHIFSGRTEGVIVTPRGPQDFGWDACFQPTGFALTYAEMEKTIKNSISHRRRALEAMKLYFSNKSS encoded by the exons ATGGGCATGGCATGGCATGTCTTAAAATGTATTGTATATTTGAGTATTTGTATTGAAAGTAATAGGACTGTAGGAGTAGGACtctggaaatttgaaattattctaTGCATTTTGCTATTCTACGCATTGTGGAACCAGCAGGAG ATGGTTTCCGACTTTGCGTGGCTTTACTTGGAGGAAGAGAAATGgaggacaagaaaagaaagtaaaatCGGCTTCATTTTCCCAACACGGCGGTCTGATTTGGCCATATTTTGGCTGACAAAAGTGACAATTGATAACATGTCTGTGAGACCGATCACTTTCGTCACCggaaatataaagaaattaGAAGAAGTAACAGCCATTCTAGGATCCAACTCTTTAATTAAT GTGGTAAGACAAAACATAGATTTGCCAGAATACCAAGGGGAGAACCCAGAATAtattgtgaaagaaaaatgtcttgCTGCCTTAAAATTGATTAATGGGCCAACTCTTGTGGAAGATACATGTCTTTGCTTCAATGCCCTTCAAGGGTTGCCAG gacCATATGTCAAATGGTTCCTTGCTAAAATTGGACCTGCTGGTCTAACAGACCTTTTGTCCAGATGGGAAGATAAATCTGCATATGCATTGTGCTTATTTGCTTACTCTGAAGGAGTTGGGGAGGAAATCCATATTTTCAGTGGGCGTACAGAAGGTGTAATAGTAACTCCAAGGGGCCCACAGGATTTTGGTTGGGAT GCTTGTTTCCAGCCAACTGGATTTGCTTTAACTTACGCTGAAATggagaaaacaattaaaaactcCATATCGCATCGGCGTCGAGCACTTGAAGCTATGAAACTTTATTTTAGCAATAAGTCTTCATGA
- the LOC124320990 gene encoding probable tRNA N6-adenosine threonylcarbamoyltransferase: MVVSIGFEGSANKLGIGIIQDGIVLANPRRTFITPPGEGFKPVDTAIHHQSNIVLLLKEALDEAKIHPEEIDVVCYTKGPGLGAPLVSVAVFARTISQLWRKPIIGVNHCIGHIEMARLITSAKNPIVLYVSGGNTQIIAYSQKRYRIFGETIDIAVGNCLDRFARILKLSNYPSPGHNIEQLAKNGKIYVPLPYIVKGMDMSFSGVLTHIEDFAATLQEYSIEDLCFSLQETVFAMLVETTERAMAHCGSQEVLICGGVGCNLRLQEMMSEMCKERGAKVFATDERFCIDNGAMIAHAGAEMFRVGAVTSWKNTFCTQRYRTDEVEVNWRDEQ; the protein is encoded by the exons ATGGTTGTTTCGATAGGTTTTGAAGGTAGTGCAAATAAATTGGGTATTGGAATAATTCAAGATGGAATTGTTTTAGCAAATCCCAGGAGAACATTTATTACACCACCTGGAGAAG GTTTTAAACCTGTTGATACTGCAATTCATCATCAGTCAAATATTGTCCTCTTACTGAAAGAAGCTTTGGATGAAGCTAAG ATTCATCCAGAAGAAATTGATGTGGTGTGTTACACCAAAGGACCTGGCTTAGGAGCTCCTTTGGTGTCTGTAGCTGTGTTTGCAAGAACAATTTCACAATTATGGAGAAAGCCAATTATTGGTGTCAATCATTGCATCGGGC ACATAGAAATGGCAAGATTAATCACAAGCGCAAAAAATCCTATTGTTCTCTATGTTAGTGGAGGGAATACTCAAATTATTGCATACTCCCAGAAACGTTATAGAATATTTGGGGAAACAATAGACATTGCAGTTGGGAATTGCTTGGATAGATTTGCCAGAATTCTTAAATTGTCAAATTATCCAAGCCCTGGGCACAATATTGAGCAGTTggcaaaaaatgggaaaatttatGTCCCATTGCCATACATTGTCAAAGGGATGGACATGTCTTTTTCTGGAGTCTTGACACACATTGAAGATTTTGCTGCAACTTTACAAGAATATTCTATAGAAGATCTATGTTTTTCACTGCAAGAAACTGTTTTTGCTATG CTTGTTGAAACAACCGAGAGAGCAATGGCGCATTGTGGATCGCAAGAAGTGTTGATTTGCGGTGGCGTTGGAT GTAATCTTCGACTTCAAGAAATGATGTCTGAAATGTGCAAGGAACGAGGAGCTAAG gTTTTTGCAACGGATGAAAGATTTTGTATAGACAACGGGGCCATGATAGCTCATGCCGGAGCTGAAATGTTTAGAGTTGGTGCCGTCACCTCTTGGAAGAACACATTTTGCACGCAACGATATAGAACAGATGAAGTGGAGGTAAATTGGAGAGATGAACaataa